From the genome of Papaver somniferum cultivar HN1 chromosome 2, ASM357369v1, whole genome shotgun sequence, one region includes:
- the LOC113351583 gene encoding UPF0481 protein At3g47200-like produces MTEMGETLKLEQVGDKNKEIELGEPSKPLQGIDGKKNKKKEKKLVKPSKLVEMIDDLDLERKDFYVELQDPLQIFVIPTYIKRRDQAAYEPKMVSIGPYHYGKAILQPMQFHKERALIHFLRRSPMKASKQQYIDKLMEIVGELRRCYEQVEEITKWQNDEDFVKLMLVDGVFLFEFLNVLRGNQAGRDYADIDPIFGNRGHNLNYNYVMEDLLLLENQIPYKVLSTLLRVSEGVNEEAAKSILSSLMLAPPKYRGHHLLDMYIKGMLGERNDQQPNAGESNVKISASKLSMLGIKFRKVGTYGGIKFERSTKTLSLPSIVINQHTVPRFFNSKAYELRAGTNKELNSYIHLVDFLIQSTDDVSSLRSQGIIVSSLARDEDVVEVMKELTKDTVPGDVDDESTKIVREVTKYYQDKEGKVSTLWIWMADNWASILFAGFILYALTAVQAVYSALSFHYRNTK; encoded by the exons atgacagAAATGGGAGAAACATTAAAACTGGAGCAAGTCGGAGACAAAAACAAAGAGATAGAATTGGGAGAACCTTCAAAACCTTTGCAAGGGATCGATggcaagaaaaacaagaagaaagagaaaaaattgGTAAAACCATCAAAACTGGTGGAAATGATCGATGATCTCGACTTGGAACGAAAAGATTTTTATGTGGAGTTACAAGATCCTTTACAAATATTCGTAATTCCAACTTATATCAAACGAAGAGATCAAGCTGCATATGAGCCGAAAATGGTGTCTATTGGTCCATACCACTACGGTAAAGCTATTTTGCAGCCCATGCAGTTCCACAAGGAACGAGCCCTTATTCACTTTCTTAGGAGATCTCCGATGAAGGCAAGTAAACAACAGTACATTGATAAactgatggaaattgtgggtgaACTGAGGAGATGTTACGAGCAGGTCGAAGAGATAACGAAGTGGCAAAATGATGAGGACTTTGTTAAACTCATGTTGGTCGATGGAGTATTCCTTTTCGAATTCTTGAATGTGTTAAGGGGTAATCAAGCAGGCCGTGATTATGCTGATATCGACCCTATATTTGGCAACCGTGGACATAACTTAAACTATAACTATGTGATggaagatttgttgttgttggagaACCAAATTCCTTACAAAGTACTTTCTACACTGCTTAGGGTCTCGGAAGGCGTCAATGAAGAG GCGGCAAAGAGCATTCTATCCTCGCTTATGCTTGCTCCGCCGAAATACAGAGGTCATCACTTGTTAGACATGTATATTAAAGGAATGCTGGGAGAAAGAAATGATCAGCAACCAAACGCTGGAGAAAGCAATGTAAAAATTTCTGCATCCAAGCTAAGCATGTTAGGAATCAAATTTAGAAAAGTTGGGACCTATGGTGGGATAAAATTTGAAAGAAGTACTAAAACGTTAAGTCTTCCTTCAATCGTGATCAACCAACACACGGTACCTAGATTCTTCAATTCGAAAGCATATGAACTTCGAGCAGGCACCAACAAAGAATTGAACTCCTACATTCACCTCGTTGATTTTCTTATTCAGTCGAcggatgatgttagttcactccGTTCCCAGGGGATTATAGTTAGTTCCTTGGCCagagatgaagatgttgttgaagTAATGAAGGAACTCACTAAGGATACAGTGCCGGGAGATGTAGACGATGAGTCTACTAAAATAGTGAGGGAGGTAACCAAGTATTATCAGGATAAAGAAGGAAAAGTCTCCACTTTATGGATATGGATGGCCGATAACTGGGCTTCGATATTGTTTGCAGGTTTTATACTTTACGCACTCACTGCCGTTCAGGCCGTTTACTCAGCTCTCTCATTTCACTACCGCAACACCAAATGA